The Portunus trituberculatus isolate SZX2019 chromosome 49, ASM1759143v1, whole genome shotgun sequence genome contains a region encoding:
- the LOC123499406 gene encoding calcium channel flower-like isoform X2 yields MASGGQQVELPWWQKYLARGVGCGGGVIALGLGLFNCISFSAWCIVGGIWQMVAAFIVISAEAPCCCMFVDFVQRYSMWVDSRPHWQKSVFYVVLAIPPFTMCFSVSIFLGSGLIFLCGVLYGLMALGKKGSREDMIAAAQNSGRPGGMKDNLVDGGSSPPA; encoded by the exons ATGGCAAGCGGAGGACAACAAGTGGAATTACCGTGGTGGCAGAAATACCTAGCCCGAGGAGTGGGCTGCGGGGGAGGCGTTA TTGCACTGGGCCTGGGGCTGTTCAACTGCATCAGCTTTTCTGCCTGGTGTATTGTAGGTGGAATATGGCAAAT GGTGGCAGCTTTCATTGTAATATCTGCTGAGGCTCCCTGTTGTTGCATGTTTGTGGATTTCGTACAGCGTTACTCAATGTGGGTGGATTCTCGTCCACACTGGCAAAAATCTGTCTTCTATGTTGT CCTGGCCATCCCTCCTTTCACTATGTGCTTCTCAGTGTCCATATTCCTTGGCTCCGGGCTGATCTTCCTGTGTGGAGTGCTGTACGGCCTCATGGCTCTCGGCAAAAA AGGCTCCCGGGAGGACATGATTGCTGCAGCCCAGAACTCTGGCAGACCCGGTGGAATGAAGGACAACCTGGTGGATGGCGGCTCAAGTCCCCCAGCCTAA
- the LOC123499404 gene encoding alkylated DNA repair protein alkB homolog 8-like isoform X2, producing the protein MHRLPLCDCLLPQRAAAVCCRDKDTIYCLEKKSGLHVMSMENCRRDWNKVKKKISRCIAILQRDLPDIHISEYPTKHIFIGNAGLTTNADESSLVELITSVGCGLEALTLLPGKQYSFASFTSHDQARTVLVAAHGHLGVQGSTSPVYMAYVDKVPMDPSPIKFRFPPGLSVLEDFVSPKEELLLMNLVDWGASPSTAAQGSVLKHRQVRHFGYEFQYSTNCVDKRQPLAQGMPPAIDFLLRRIVDRGCMPSLPDQLTVNRYLPGQGIPPHVDTHSSFTDELLSLSLGGGVNMDFRYVGGGGSNSSTIEGSKDKPPHYVVYLPPRSLSVMTGPARYEWSHGICPRMTDVVASRNSITGLQLLPRQERISFTFRKIRHGECSCQNARVCDSHGKEQKNSSKDESKRSTSPYELPSDRSAARIEREHVLQVYDQIAEHFSVTRHKPWPQVLEFVLSLPRGSLLLDVGCGNGKYMGHNKQVFQVGCDTSFELMKICNNQGFEVLTSNCLQLPYRDYVFDAAVCIAVIHHLATEKRRLAAVREMVRVLNVGGQGLIYVWAMEQRRGEKKSTYLKQNKEGSVGAEMIKDQNIEEKPSPNYHHDRGVQKNEVVRSGATSLPVHVNRTEFMQQDMLVPWKLKPPKKNESRCERRRCDRGCGVVHGSRSNRSQSSESTVDSPQITNNCDVLPSQENVRCDNCHSKSRKKMVCAESRPDQVFHRYYHVFKQGELESLCSQLNVKVIKSYYDEGNWCIIFQKSS; encoded by the exons ATGCACCGGCTGCCTCTGTGTGACTGTTTGTTGCCACAacgtgctgctgctgtgtgctgCCGAGATAAGGACACTATTTACTG TTTAGAGAAGAAGAGTGGTTTGCATGTTATGAGCATGGAGAACTGTAGAAGGGACTGGaacaaggtgaagaagaaaatatcaagatGTATTGCTATACTCCAGAGGGATCTTCCAGACATCCACATATCAGAGTATCCGACTAAG CACATCTTCATAGGCAATGCTGGACTGACAACAAATGCTGATGAGTCTTCCTTAGTAgagctaatcacctctgttggCTGTGGTCTAGAGGCCCTCACACTTCTACCAGGAAAACAGTACAGCTTTGCATCCTTCACCTCCCATGACCAGGCTAGGACAGTGCTGGTGGCAGCTCATGGCCATCTAGGAGTGCAGGGCTCCACTTCCCCTGTTTATATGGCCTATGTTGACAAGG TACCAATGGACCCTTCACCCATCAAATTTAGGTTCCCACCGGGCCTGTCAGTCCTGGAAGATTTTGTTTCTCCTAAGGAGGAGCTACTGCTGATGAACCTGGTTGACTGGGGTGCCTCACCCTCTACCGCAGCTCAAG GAAGTGTCTTGAAGCACCGTCAGGTTCGTCATTTTGGTTATGAGTTCCAGTACAGCACCAACTGTGTGGATAAGAGGCAGCCACTGGCCCAGGGAATGCCTCCAGCCATTGACTTTTTGCTAAGGAGAATTGTGGATCGAGGTTGCATGCCATCCCTGCCTGACCAGCTTACTGTCAACAGATACTTACCTGGGCAAG GCATCCCACCCCATGTTGATACTCACAGCTCCTTCACGGATGAGCTGCTCTCACTCAGCCTCGGCGGTGGTGTTAACATGGATTTTCgttatgttggtggtggtggcagtaacagcagtacTATTGAAGGAAGCAAAGACAAGCCACCTCACTATGTGGTATATCTCCCCCCAAGATCACTTTCTGTCATGACTGGCCCAGCAAG ATACGAGTGGTCACATGGCATTTGTCCACGGATGACAGATGTGGTGGCCAGCAGGAATAGCATCACAGGGCTCCAGCTACTGCCACGCCAGGAGCGCATCTCTTTCACTTTCAGGAAGATTCGGCATGGGGAGTGTTCCTGCCAGAATGCCAGAGTGTGTGACTCTCATGGCAAGGAGCAGAAGA ACTCCAGTAAGGATGAAAGCAAGCGGAGCACATCCCCCTACGAGCTGCCCAGTGACAGGTCAGCTGCTCGGATCGAGAGGGAACATGTGCTGCAAGTGTATGACCAGATAGCAGAGCACTTCAGTGTCACTCGCCACAAGCCTTGGCCACAGGTTCTAGAG TTTGTATTGTCCCTGCCCCGAGGCTCACTGCTGTTGGATGTTGGTTGTGGCAATGGCAAGTACATGGGCCACAACAAGCAGGTGTTCCAG GTGGGTTGTGATACAAGCTTTGAATTGATGAAAATCTGTAACAATCAAGGTTTTGAAGTTTTGACTAGCAATTGCCTCCAGTTGCCATACCGGGACTATGTATTTGATGCTGCTGTGTGTATTGCTGTAATTCATCATCTTGCAACGGAA AAGCGGCGGCTTGCTGCTGTTCGGGAGATGGTGAGAGTGCTGAACGTGGGAGGACAAGGCCTGATCTATGTGTGGGCCATGGAGCAGCGGCGTGGGGAAAAGAAGTCAACTTACCTCAAGCAGAACAAGGAAGGTAGTGTTGGTGCAGAGATGATCAAGGATCAGAACATTGAAGAAAAGCCATCGCCTAATTATCATCACGATAGAGGTGTTCAAAAAAATGAGGTGGTTAGGTCTGGAGCCACCTCTCTTCCGGTACATGTCAACCGCACTGAATTCATGCAGCAGGATATGTTAGTGCCATGGAAATTGAAACCTCCTAAGAAGAATGAGTCAAGGTGTGAGAGGAGGCGGTGTGACAGAGGCTGTGGAGTGGTTCATGGCTCAAGGAGCAACAGGTCACAGAGTAGTGAATCCACTGTTGACTCACCACAAATTACAAACAATTGTGATGTTTTACCTTCACAGGAAAATGTAAGATGTGATAATTGTCACTCCAAGTCCAGGAAAAAAATGGTCTGTGCTGAAAGCAGACCAGACCAAGTCTTCCACAGGTACTACCATGTCTTCAAACAAGGAGAACTGGAATCATTGTGCAGTCAGCTAAATGTCAAGGTTATTAAATCTTACTATGATGAAGGTAATTGGTGCATTATATTTCAAAAATCAAGTTGA
- the LOC123499404 gene encoding alkylated DNA repair protein alkB homolog 8-like isoform X4, translating into MSMENCRRDWNKVKKKISRCIAILQRDLPDIHISEYPTKHIFIGNAGLTTNADESSLVELITSVGCGLEALTLLPGKQYSFASFTSHDQARTVLVAAHGHLGVQGSTSPVYMAYVDKVPMDPSPIKFRFPPGLSVLEDFVSPKEELLLMNLVDWGASPSTAAQGSVLKHRQVRHFGYEFQYSTNCVDKRQPLAQGMPPAIDFLLRRIVDRGCMPSLPDQLTVNRYLPGQGIPPHVDTHSSFTDELLSLSLGGGVNMDFRYVGGGGSNSSTIEGSKDKPPHYVVYLPPRSLSVMTGPARYEWSHGICPRMTDVVASRNSITGLQLLPRQERISFTFRKIRHGECSCQNARVCDSHGKEQKNSSKDESKRSTSPYELPSDRSAARIEREHVLQVYDQIAEHFSVTRHKPWPQVLEFVLSLPRGSLLLDVGCGNGKYMGHNKQVFQVGCDTSFELMKICNNQGFEVLTSNCLQLPYRDYVFDAAVCIAVIHHLATEKRRLAAVREMVRVLNVGGQGLIYVWAMEQRRGEKKSTYLKQNKEGSVGAEMIKDQNIEEKPSPNYHHDRGVQKNEVVRSGATSLPVHVNRTEFMQQDMLVPWKLKPPKKNESRCERRRCDRGCGVVHGSRSNRSQSSESTVDSPQITNNCDVLPSQENVRCDNCHSKSRKKMVCAESRPDQVFHRYYHVFKQGELESLCSQLNVKVIKSYYDEGNWCIIFQKSS; encoded by the exons ATGAGCATGGAGAACTGTAGAAGGGACTGGaacaaggtgaagaagaaaatatcaagatGTATTGCTATACTCCAGAGGGATCTTCCAGACATCCACATATCAGAGTATCCGACTAAG CACATCTTCATAGGCAATGCTGGACTGACAACAAATGCTGATGAGTCTTCCTTAGTAgagctaatcacctctgttggCTGTGGTCTAGAGGCCCTCACACTTCTACCAGGAAAACAGTACAGCTTTGCATCCTTCACCTCCCATGACCAGGCTAGGACAGTGCTGGTGGCAGCTCATGGCCATCTAGGAGTGCAGGGCTCCACTTCCCCTGTTTATATGGCCTATGTTGACAAGG TACCAATGGACCCTTCACCCATCAAATTTAGGTTCCCACCGGGCCTGTCAGTCCTGGAAGATTTTGTTTCTCCTAAGGAGGAGCTACTGCTGATGAACCTGGTTGACTGGGGTGCCTCACCCTCTACCGCAGCTCAAG GAAGTGTCTTGAAGCACCGTCAGGTTCGTCATTTTGGTTATGAGTTCCAGTACAGCACCAACTGTGTGGATAAGAGGCAGCCACTGGCCCAGGGAATGCCTCCAGCCATTGACTTTTTGCTAAGGAGAATTGTGGATCGAGGTTGCATGCCATCCCTGCCTGACCAGCTTACTGTCAACAGATACTTACCTGGGCAAG GCATCCCACCCCATGTTGATACTCACAGCTCCTTCACGGATGAGCTGCTCTCACTCAGCCTCGGCGGTGGTGTTAACATGGATTTTCgttatgttggtggtggtggcagtaacagcagtacTATTGAAGGAAGCAAAGACAAGCCACCTCACTATGTGGTATATCTCCCCCCAAGATCACTTTCTGTCATGACTGGCCCAGCAAG ATACGAGTGGTCACATGGCATTTGTCCACGGATGACAGATGTGGTGGCCAGCAGGAATAGCATCACAGGGCTCCAGCTACTGCCACGCCAGGAGCGCATCTCTTTCACTTTCAGGAAGATTCGGCATGGGGAGTGTTCCTGCCAGAATGCCAGAGTGTGTGACTCTCATGGCAAGGAGCAGAAGA ACTCCAGTAAGGATGAAAGCAAGCGGAGCACATCCCCCTACGAGCTGCCCAGTGACAGGTCAGCTGCTCGGATCGAGAGGGAACATGTGCTGCAAGTGTATGACCAGATAGCAGAGCACTTCAGTGTCACTCGCCACAAGCCTTGGCCACAGGTTCTAGAG TTTGTATTGTCCCTGCCCCGAGGCTCACTGCTGTTGGATGTTGGTTGTGGCAATGGCAAGTACATGGGCCACAACAAGCAGGTGTTCCAG GTGGGTTGTGATACAAGCTTTGAATTGATGAAAATCTGTAACAATCAAGGTTTTGAAGTTTTGACTAGCAATTGCCTCCAGTTGCCATACCGGGACTATGTATTTGATGCTGCTGTGTGTATTGCTGTAATTCATCATCTTGCAACGGAA AAGCGGCGGCTTGCTGCTGTTCGGGAGATGGTGAGAGTGCTGAACGTGGGAGGACAAGGCCTGATCTATGTGTGGGCCATGGAGCAGCGGCGTGGGGAAAAGAAGTCAACTTACCTCAAGCAGAACAAGGAAGGTAGTGTTGGTGCAGAGATGATCAAGGATCAGAACATTGAAGAAAAGCCATCGCCTAATTATCATCACGATAGAGGTGTTCAAAAAAATGAGGTGGTTAGGTCTGGAGCCACCTCTCTTCCGGTACATGTCAACCGCACTGAATTCATGCAGCAGGATATGTTAGTGCCATGGAAATTGAAACCTCCTAAGAAGAATGAGTCAAGGTGTGAGAGGAGGCGGTGTGACAGAGGCTGTGGAGTGGTTCATGGCTCAAGGAGCAACAGGTCACAGAGTAGTGAATCCACTGTTGACTCACCACAAATTACAAACAATTGTGATGTTTTACCTTCACAGGAAAATGTAAGATGTGATAATTGTCACTCCAAGTCCAGGAAAAAAATGGTCTGTGCTGAAAGCAGACCAGACCAAGTCTTCCACAGGTACTACCATGTCTTCAAACAAGGAGAACTGGAATCATTGTGCAGTCAGCTAAATGTCAAGGTTATTAAATCTTACTATGATGAAGGTAATTGGTGCATTATATTTCAAAAATCAAGTTGA
- the LOC123499406 gene encoding calcium channel flower-like isoform X1 has protein sequence MASGGQQVELPWWQKYLARGVGCGGGVIALGLGLFNCISFSAWCIVGGIWQMVAAFIVISAEAPCCCMFVDFVQRYSMWVDSRPHWQKSVFYVVLAIPPFTMCFSVSIFLGSGLIFLCGVLYGLMALGKKGSREDMMAAAHHQSGMTTSQSAILVDDPEAWRST, from the exons ATGGCAAGCGGAGGACAACAAGTGGAATTACCGTGGTGGCAGAAATACCTAGCCCGAGGAGTGGGCTGCGGGGGAGGCGTTA TTGCACTGGGCCTGGGGCTGTTCAACTGCATCAGCTTTTCTGCCTGGTGTATTGTAGGTGGAATATGGCAAAT GGTGGCAGCTTTCATTGTAATATCTGCTGAGGCTCCCTGTTGTTGCATGTTTGTGGATTTCGTACAGCGTTACTCAATGTGGGTGGATTCTCGTCCACACTGGCAAAAATCTGTCTTCTATGTTGT CCTGGCCATCCCTCCTTTCACTATGTGCTTCTCAGTGTCCATATTCCTTGGCTCCGGGCTGATCTTCCTGTGTGGAGTGCTGTACGGCCTCATGGCTCTCGGCAAAAA GGGGAGCCGCGAGGACATGATGGCTGCCGCACACCACCAATCGGGGATGACCACCTCCCAGAGTGCCATCCTGGTCGATGATCCGGAGGCCTGGCGATCCACGTGA
- the LOC123499404 gene encoding alkylated DNA repair protein alkB homolog 8-like isoform X3, whose product MSMENCRRDWNKVKKKISRCIAILQRDLPDIHISEYPTKHIFIGNAGLTTNADESSLVELITSVGCGLEALTLLPGKQYSFASFTSHDQARTVLVAAHGHLGVQGSTSPVYMAYVDKVPMDPSPIKFRFPPGLSVLEDFVSPKEELLLMNLVDWGASPSTAAQGSVLKHRQVRHFGYEFQYSTNCVDKRQPLAQGMPPAIDFLLRRIVDRGCMPSLPDQLTVNRYLPGQGIPPHVDTHSSFTDELLSLSLGGGVNMDFRYVGGGGSNSSTIEGSKDKPPHYVVYLPPRSLSVMTGPARYEWSHGICPRMTDVVASRNSITGLQLLPRQERISFTFRKIRHGECSCQNARVCDSHGKEQKKVSVTCSFLSDSSKDESKRSTSPYELPSDRSAARIEREHVLQVYDQIAEHFSVTRHKPWPQVLEFVLSLPRGSLLLDVGCGNGKYMGHNKQVFQVGCDTSFELMKICNNQGFEVLTSNCLQLPYRDYVFDAAVCIAVIHHLATEKRRLAAVREMVRVLNVGGQGLIYVWAMEQRRGEKKSTYLKQNKEGSVGAEMIKDQNIEEKPSPNYHHDRGVQKNEVVRSGATSLPVHVNRTEFMQQDMLVPWKLKPPKKNESRCERRRCDRGCGVVHGSRSNRSQSSESTVDSPQITNNCDVLPSQENVRCDNCHSKSRKKMVCAESRPDQVFHRYYHVFKQGELESLCSQLNVKVIKSYYDEGNWCIIFQKSS is encoded by the exons ATGAGCATGGAGAACTGTAGAAGGGACTGGaacaaggtgaagaagaaaatatcaagatGTATTGCTATACTCCAGAGGGATCTTCCAGACATCCACATATCAGAGTATCCGACTAAG CACATCTTCATAGGCAATGCTGGACTGACAACAAATGCTGATGAGTCTTCCTTAGTAgagctaatcacctctgttggCTGTGGTCTAGAGGCCCTCACACTTCTACCAGGAAAACAGTACAGCTTTGCATCCTTCACCTCCCATGACCAGGCTAGGACAGTGCTGGTGGCAGCTCATGGCCATCTAGGAGTGCAGGGCTCCACTTCCCCTGTTTATATGGCCTATGTTGACAAGG TACCAATGGACCCTTCACCCATCAAATTTAGGTTCCCACCGGGCCTGTCAGTCCTGGAAGATTTTGTTTCTCCTAAGGAGGAGCTACTGCTGATGAACCTGGTTGACTGGGGTGCCTCACCCTCTACCGCAGCTCAAG GAAGTGTCTTGAAGCACCGTCAGGTTCGTCATTTTGGTTATGAGTTCCAGTACAGCACCAACTGTGTGGATAAGAGGCAGCCACTGGCCCAGGGAATGCCTCCAGCCATTGACTTTTTGCTAAGGAGAATTGTGGATCGAGGTTGCATGCCATCCCTGCCTGACCAGCTTACTGTCAACAGATACTTACCTGGGCAAG GCATCCCACCCCATGTTGATACTCACAGCTCCTTCACGGATGAGCTGCTCTCACTCAGCCTCGGCGGTGGTGTTAACATGGATTTTCgttatgttggtggtggtggcagtaacagcagtacTATTGAAGGAAGCAAAGACAAGCCACCTCACTATGTGGTATATCTCCCCCCAAGATCACTTTCTGTCATGACTGGCCCAGCAAG ATACGAGTGGTCACATGGCATTTGTCCACGGATGACAGATGTGGTGGCCAGCAGGAATAGCATCACAGGGCTCCAGCTACTGCCACGCCAGGAGCGCATCTCTTTCACTTTCAGGAAGATTCGGCATGGGGAGTGTTCCTGCCAGAATGCCAGAGTGTGTGACTCTCATGGCAAGGAGCAGAAGA AGGTGTCAGTGACATGTTCCTTCCTATCAGACTCCAGTAAGGATGAAAGCAAGCGGAGCACATCCCCCTACGAGCTGCCCAGTGACAGGTCAGCTGCTCGGATCGAGAGGGAACATGTGCTGCAAGTGTATGACCAGATAGCAGAGCACTTCAGTGTCACTCGCCACAAGCCTTGGCCACAGGTTCTAGAG TTTGTATTGTCCCTGCCCCGAGGCTCACTGCTGTTGGATGTTGGTTGTGGCAATGGCAAGTACATGGGCCACAACAAGCAGGTGTTCCAG GTGGGTTGTGATACAAGCTTTGAATTGATGAAAATCTGTAACAATCAAGGTTTTGAAGTTTTGACTAGCAATTGCCTCCAGTTGCCATACCGGGACTATGTATTTGATGCTGCTGTGTGTATTGCTGTAATTCATCATCTTGCAACGGAA AAGCGGCGGCTTGCTGCTGTTCGGGAGATGGTGAGAGTGCTGAACGTGGGAGGACAAGGCCTGATCTATGTGTGGGCCATGGAGCAGCGGCGTGGGGAAAAGAAGTCAACTTACCTCAAGCAGAACAAGGAAGGTAGTGTTGGTGCAGAGATGATCAAGGATCAGAACATTGAAGAAAAGCCATCGCCTAATTATCATCACGATAGAGGTGTTCAAAAAAATGAGGTGGTTAGGTCTGGAGCCACCTCTCTTCCGGTACATGTCAACCGCACTGAATTCATGCAGCAGGATATGTTAGTGCCATGGAAATTGAAACCTCCTAAGAAGAATGAGTCAAGGTGTGAGAGGAGGCGGTGTGACAGAGGCTGTGGAGTGGTTCATGGCTCAAGGAGCAACAGGTCACAGAGTAGTGAATCCACTGTTGACTCACCACAAATTACAAACAATTGTGATGTTTTACCTTCACAGGAAAATGTAAGATGTGATAATTGTCACTCCAAGTCCAGGAAAAAAATGGTCTGTGCTGAAAGCAGACCAGACCAAGTCTTCCACAGGTACTACCATGTCTTCAAACAAGGAGAACTGGAATCATTGTGCAGTCAGCTAAATGTCAAGGTTATTAAATCTTACTATGATGAAGGTAATTGGTGCATTATATTTCAAAAATCAAGTTGA
- the LOC123499404 gene encoding alkylated DNA repair protein alkB homolog 8-like isoform X1, which translates to MHRLPLCDCLLPQRAAAVCCRDKDTIYCLEKKSGLHVMSMENCRRDWNKVKKKISRCIAILQRDLPDIHISEYPTKHIFIGNAGLTTNADESSLVELITSVGCGLEALTLLPGKQYSFASFTSHDQARTVLVAAHGHLGVQGSTSPVYMAYVDKVPMDPSPIKFRFPPGLSVLEDFVSPKEELLLMNLVDWGASPSTAAQGSVLKHRQVRHFGYEFQYSTNCVDKRQPLAQGMPPAIDFLLRRIVDRGCMPSLPDQLTVNRYLPGQGIPPHVDTHSSFTDELLSLSLGGGVNMDFRYVGGGGSNSSTIEGSKDKPPHYVVYLPPRSLSVMTGPARYEWSHGICPRMTDVVASRNSITGLQLLPRQERISFTFRKIRHGECSCQNARVCDSHGKEQKKVSVTCSFLSDSSKDESKRSTSPYELPSDRSAARIEREHVLQVYDQIAEHFSVTRHKPWPQVLEFVLSLPRGSLLLDVGCGNGKYMGHNKQVFQVGCDTSFELMKICNNQGFEVLTSNCLQLPYRDYVFDAAVCIAVIHHLATEKRRLAAVREMVRVLNVGGQGLIYVWAMEQRRGEKKSTYLKQNKEGSVGAEMIKDQNIEEKPSPNYHHDRGVQKNEVVRSGATSLPVHVNRTEFMQQDMLVPWKLKPPKKNESRCERRRCDRGCGVVHGSRSNRSQSSESTVDSPQITNNCDVLPSQENVRCDNCHSKSRKKMVCAESRPDQVFHRYYHVFKQGELESLCSQLNVKVIKSYYDEGNWCIIFQKSS; encoded by the exons ATGCACCGGCTGCCTCTGTGTGACTGTTTGTTGCCACAacgtgctgctgctgtgtgctgCCGAGATAAGGACACTATTTACTG TTTAGAGAAGAAGAGTGGTTTGCATGTTATGAGCATGGAGAACTGTAGAAGGGACTGGaacaaggtgaagaagaaaatatcaagatGTATTGCTATACTCCAGAGGGATCTTCCAGACATCCACATATCAGAGTATCCGACTAAG CACATCTTCATAGGCAATGCTGGACTGACAACAAATGCTGATGAGTCTTCCTTAGTAgagctaatcacctctgttggCTGTGGTCTAGAGGCCCTCACACTTCTACCAGGAAAACAGTACAGCTTTGCATCCTTCACCTCCCATGACCAGGCTAGGACAGTGCTGGTGGCAGCTCATGGCCATCTAGGAGTGCAGGGCTCCACTTCCCCTGTTTATATGGCCTATGTTGACAAGG TACCAATGGACCCTTCACCCATCAAATTTAGGTTCCCACCGGGCCTGTCAGTCCTGGAAGATTTTGTTTCTCCTAAGGAGGAGCTACTGCTGATGAACCTGGTTGACTGGGGTGCCTCACCCTCTACCGCAGCTCAAG GAAGTGTCTTGAAGCACCGTCAGGTTCGTCATTTTGGTTATGAGTTCCAGTACAGCACCAACTGTGTGGATAAGAGGCAGCCACTGGCCCAGGGAATGCCTCCAGCCATTGACTTTTTGCTAAGGAGAATTGTGGATCGAGGTTGCATGCCATCCCTGCCTGACCAGCTTACTGTCAACAGATACTTACCTGGGCAAG GCATCCCACCCCATGTTGATACTCACAGCTCCTTCACGGATGAGCTGCTCTCACTCAGCCTCGGCGGTGGTGTTAACATGGATTTTCgttatgttggtggtggtggcagtaacagcagtacTATTGAAGGAAGCAAAGACAAGCCACCTCACTATGTGGTATATCTCCCCCCAAGATCACTTTCTGTCATGACTGGCCCAGCAAG ATACGAGTGGTCACATGGCATTTGTCCACGGATGACAGATGTGGTGGCCAGCAGGAATAGCATCACAGGGCTCCAGCTACTGCCACGCCAGGAGCGCATCTCTTTCACTTTCAGGAAGATTCGGCATGGGGAGTGTTCCTGCCAGAATGCCAGAGTGTGTGACTCTCATGGCAAGGAGCAGAAGA AGGTGTCAGTGACATGTTCCTTCCTATCAGACTCCAGTAAGGATGAAAGCAAGCGGAGCACATCCCCCTACGAGCTGCCCAGTGACAGGTCAGCTGCTCGGATCGAGAGGGAACATGTGCTGCAAGTGTATGACCAGATAGCAGAGCACTTCAGTGTCACTCGCCACAAGCCTTGGCCACAGGTTCTAGAG TTTGTATTGTCCCTGCCCCGAGGCTCACTGCTGTTGGATGTTGGTTGTGGCAATGGCAAGTACATGGGCCACAACAAGCAGGTGTTCCAG GTGGGTTGTGATACAAGCTTTGAATTGATGAAAATCTGTAACAATCAAGGTTTTGAAGTTTTGACTAGCAATTGCCTCCAGTTGCCATACCGGGACTATGTATTTGATGCTGCTGTGTGTATTGCTGTAATTCATCATCTTGCAACGGAA AAGCGGCGGCTTGCTGCTGTTCGGGAGATGGTGAGAGTGCTGAACGTGGGAGGACAAGGCCTGATCTATGTGTGGGCCATGGAGCAGCGGCGTGGGGAAAAGAAGTCAACTTACCTCAAGCAGAACAAGGAAGGTAGTGTTGGTGCAGAGATGATCAAGGATCAGAACATTGAAGAAAAGCCATCGCCTAATTATCATCACGATAGAGGTGTTCAAAAAAATGAGGTGGTTAGGTCTGGAGCCACCTCTCTTCCGGTACATGTCAACCGCACTGAATTCATGCAGCAGGATATGTTAGTGCCATGGAAATTGAAACCTCCTAAGAAGAATGAGTCAAGGTGTGAGAGGAGGCGGTGTGACAGAGGCTGTGGAGTGGTTCATGGCTCAAGGAGCAACAGGTCACAGAGTAGTGAATCCACTGTTGACTCACCACAAATTACAAACAATTGTGATGTTTTACCTTCACAGGAAAATGTAAGATGTGATAATTGTCACTCCAAGTCCAGGAAAAAAATGGTCTGTGCTGAAAGCAGACCAGACCAAGTCTTCCACAGGTACTACCATGTCTTCAAACAAGGAGAACTGGAATCATTGTGCAGTCAGCTAAATGTCAAGGTTATTAAATCTTACTATGATGAAGGTAATTGGTGCATTATATTTCAAAAATCAAGTTGA